A genomic stretch from Bacillus sp. E(2018) includes:
- a CDS encoding VOC family protein translates to MIVAVNPYVVTDGNGKEAVQFYVDAFNAELISLQTFGEMPEDPNHPLPEEAKDRVMNAQFKVGETVMMLSDNFPGMPYTIGNQVTIAVQIDTVDASKQVFEKLSKEGKVTMPLQETFWSPSYGQVIDKYGVEWQVSAIPQD, encoded by the coding sequence ATGATTGTAGCAGTAAATCCTTATGTAGTAACTGATGGAAACGGTAAAGAAGCGGTGCAGTTTTATGTTGATGCATTTAATGCAGAGTTAATCTCACTTCAAACATTTGGAGAAATGCCAGAAGATCCAAATCATCCACTTCCAGAAGAAGCAAAGGACCGTGTCATGAATGCTCAATTTAAAGTGGGCGAAACGGTTATGATGCTTTCGGACAATTTTCCAGGAATGCCTTATACCATTGGAAATCAAGTAACCATCGCCGTTCAAATTGATACAGTGGATGCATCCAAACAAGTCTTTGAGAAGCTGTCTAAAGAGGGAAAAGTGACAATGCCTCTTCAAGAAACATTTTGGAGCCCATCGTATGGCCAAGTAATAGATAAATATGGAGTAGAGTGGCAAGTTTCTGCCATTCCGCAAGACTAA
- a CDS encoding aldehyde dehydrogenase — protein MKESTKESIDKLVHAQRTYFRSGVTRSYDFRMKALNNLSKLVRNNEAKILHALKTDLNKSEAEAYTTEIGFLLEEIRHTQKHLKKWMEPKKVKTAKTHIGSKGYTIAEPYGVTLIIAPWNYPFQLQLAPLIGAIAAGNTAILKPSELTPQTSKLLDELIKEYYHPDFIAVVEGGVETNQILLDQPLDYIFFTGSVPVGKIVMEAASKRLIPITLELGGKSPCIVDETADLKLAAKRIAFGKFTNAGQTCIAPDYIYLHKNIRQPFIDTFKEVIKEFYGENPLQNEEFGKIVNDRHFNRLKSYLSEGEVLFGGRYDENSEKIEPTLIAPSDTSSPVMTDEIFGPIFPVLEYESIDEVIDFVVERPKPLALYLFTINKEVEEKVVNNISFGGGSINDTLMHIATPYLPFGGVGESGIGSYHGESSFVAFSHNKSVLNQTNKFDFSFRYPNAKLGLKIIKKLMK, from the coding sequence ATGAAAGAAAGCACAAAAGAATCAATTGATAAACTTGTACATGCTCAGAGAACTTACTTTCGAAGCGGTGTAACTCGATCATATGATTTCCGTATGAAAGCTTTAAACAACCTTTCAAAGCTTGTTAGAAACAACGAAGCGAAGATTCTTCATGCATTAAAGACAGACTTAAATAAATCTGAAGCAGAAGCCTATACAACGGAGATCGGCTTTTTATTAGAAGAGATTCGTCATACTCAAAAACATCTCAAAAAGTGGATGGAACCCAAAAAAGTGAAAACAGCAAAAACCCATATTGGCTCAAAGGGTTATACCATTGCTGAACCTTATGGCGTCACTTTAATCATCGCACCATGGAACTATCCGTTCCAACTGCAACTAGCTCCGTTAATCGGTGCGATCGCAGCTGGTAATACGGCTATATTAAAACCATCCGAACTTACGCCACAAACGTCAAAACTATTGGATGAACTAATCAAAGAATACTATCATCCTGACTTTATCGCAGTCGTAGAAGGCGGAGTTGAAACCAATCAAATATTGCTCGATCAACCTTTAGATTATATATTCTTCACAGGAAGCGTTCCTGTAGGTAAAATCGTGATGGAAGCGGCAAGTAAAAGACTTATTCCGATCACATTAGAATTAGGCGGCAAAAGTCCTTGTATTGTAGATGAAACAGCAGACCTTAAGCTTGCTGCAAAACGCATAGCTTTTGGAAAATTTACGAACGCTGGTCAAACGTGCATAGCACCAGATTATATCTATTTACACAAAAACATACGTCAACCATTCATTGATACATTTAAGGAAGTAATCAAAGAATTTTACGGAGAGAATCCACTACAAAATGAAGAATTCGGCAAAATCGTAAATGATCGTCATTTTAATCGGTTAAAAAGTTACTTATCAGAAGGAGAGGTGCTTTTCGGTGGTCGATACGATGAAAACAGTGAAAAGATCGAACCAACTTTAATCGCTCCATCTGATACTTCTTCACCTGTTATGACTGATGAAATCTTTGGACCTATCTTTCCAGTCTTGGAATATGAAAGCATTGATGAAGTAATCGATTTTGTTGTTGAACGCCCAAAACCACTTGCACTATACCTGTTTACAATTAACAAAGAGGTAGAAGAGAAAGTGGTGAATAACATCTCATTTGGTGGGGGATCGATCAACGACACATTGATGCACATCGCAACGCCATATCTGCCTTTTGGTGGAGTAGGAGAGAGCGGGATTGGAAGTTATCATGGTGAATCCAGTTTCGTGGCGTTTTCTCATAACAAAAGTGTTCTCAATCAAACGAACAAATTCGACTTTAGTTTTCGATACCCGAACGCAAAACTTGGCTTGAAAATCATTAAAAAGTTAATGAAATAA
- a CDS encoding nucleobase:cation symporter-2 family protein — protein sequence MKKGKVFSLGIQHVLAMYAGAVIVPLIVGSALKLSPEQLAYLVAIDLLTCGLATLIQVWQNRFFGVGLPVVLGCTFTAVGPMIAIGGQYGMSAIYGSIIAAGLFVVIFAGAFGKILKLFPPIVTGTVVTIIGITLIPVAIKDMAGGAGSENFGSAQNLLLSFGVLAFILLLFRFSKGFIRSVSILIGLIAGTIVSVFLGLVDFTPVMETSWVHMPTPFYFGVPTFELGAIITMILVAIVSLIESTGVFMALGKICDRDLTPKDLTKGYRGEGLAIILGGIFNAFPYTTYSQNVGLVQLSGVKAKQVIYVAGGMLIFLGLIPKVAALTTLIPTAVMGGAMVAMFGMVFASGIKMLSEVNLAKQENLLIIACSVGMGLGVTVEPELFNRLPESVQILTENGIVAGSLMAVLLNLLFNTKSKKVIVAQVQQSQKQAV from the coding sequence ATGAAGAAGGGAAAAGTGTTCTCTCTAGGTATTCAACATGTTTTAGCAATGTATGCAGGAGCCGTAATCGTACCATTAATCGTAGGTAGTGCCTTAAAATTATCTCCTGAACAATTAGCTTATTTAGTAGCTATCGATCTTTTAACATGTGGACTTGCTACACTTATCCAAGTTTGGCAGAACCGTTTCTTTGGAGTAGGGCTACCCGTTGTCCTAGGCTGTACCTTTACAGCGGTAGGACCGATGATCGCAATAGGTGGACAGTATGGAATGAGTGCCATCTACGGTTCCATCATTGCAGCTGGTCTATTCGTTGTCATTTTTGCAGGTGCGTTCGGTAAAATTCTTAAGCTTTTCCCACCAATCGTTACGGGAACTGTTGTAACAATTATAGGAATTACACTAATACCAGTTGCAATTAAAGACATGGCAGGCGGAGCGGGAAGCGAGAACTTTGGTTCAGCCCAAAACTTATTGCTCTCTTTTGGTGTTTTAGCATTTATCTTACTTTTATTTCGTTTTTCTAAAGGTTTCATTCGTTCCGTTTCTATCTTGATTGGTCTGATAGCGGGTACAATCGTGTCTGTATTCCTAGGTTTAGTTGACTTTACACCAGTTATGGAAACATCATGGGTTCATATGCCAACGCCTTTTTATTTCGGAGTTCCTACCTTTGAACTTGGTGCGATCATCACCATGATCTTAGTAGCTATCGTAAGTTTGATCGAGTCAACAGGTGTGTTTATGGCGTTAGGTAAAATATGCGACAGAGACTTAACGCCAAAAGATTTAACGAAAGGGTATCGAGGAGAAGGTCTTGCCATTATTTTAGGTGGAATCTTTAATGCTTTCCCTTATACGACATATTCACAAAACGTAGGCCTTGTTCAGTTATCTGGAGTAAAAGCAAAACAGGTCATTTATGTTGCAGGAGGAATGTTGATTTTCTTGGGCTTGATTCCAAAAGTGGCTGCACTTACGACTTTAATCCCAACAGCTGTTATGGGAGGAGCTATGGTTGCTATGTTTGGAATGGTGTTTGCTTCAGGTATCAAAATGCTTAGTGAAGTGAACCTTGCTAAACAAGAAAATCTTCTGATCATTGCTTGCTCAGTAGGAATGGGGTTAGGCGTAACCGTTGAACCTGAACTTTTCAACAGACTTCCTGAAAGTGTTCAAATCCTCACAGAAAACGGAATCGTAGCTGGAAGTTTAATGGCTGTTCTTCTGAATTTGCTATTTAACACAAAGTCTAAAAAAGTGATTGTTGCTCAGGTGCAACAAAGTCAGAAACAAGCGGTATAA
- a CDS encoding GDSL-type esterase/lipase family protein, with amino-acid sequence MKKISLIMAACLIVVLGVAIGVYSFNLKEMEVTALGDSLAYGLGDTKDNGYIGDVEKRYVEDLDKQLVVHDFGVPNDTSTDLLQRLKNPEIAKTAKSSDVIFINIGTNDFLKSTDLLTKFNKEELAANEEIYKENLNQVIQQIQNQENPKTIYILGIYNPKAEWSDMSVVNEAVSNWNQSTIEVTKENKNTAYIRTDDLFIDKNKRDYFSDKLHPNEKGYALIGKRVYETIRQSSDYK; translated from the coding sequence ATGAAGAAAATATCATTGATCATGGCAGCGTGTTTAATCGTTGTATTAGGCGTTGCTATAGGGGTATACTCTTTTAACTTAAAAGAAATGGAAGTTACAGCTCTTGGTGATTCTCTTGCCTATGGTTTAGGTGATACTAAAGATAATGGATATATTGGAGATGTTGAAAAACGGTATGTAGAAGATTTAGATAAACAGCTTGTTGTTCATGACTTTGGAGTTCCTAATGATACGAGCACAGACTTACTTCAGCGGTTAAAAAATCCCGAGATAGCCAAAACAGCTAAAAGTTCTGATGTTATTTTCATCAATATCGGTACAAATGATTTCCTGAAGAGTACCGATTTATTAACGAAATTTAACAAAGAAGAGCTAGCAGCAAACGAGGAAATCTACAAAGAAAATTTGAACCAGGTTATTCAGCAGATACAAAATCAAGAAAATCCTAAGACCATCTATATTTTAGGCATCTATAACCCTAAAGCTGAATGGAGTGATATGTCTGTTGTTAATGAGGCCGTATCAAATTGGAATCAATCCACAATCGAAGTAACGAAGGAAAACAAAAATACTGCATATATACGCACGGATGACCTCTTCATCGACAAGAATAAACGTGATTATTTCTCTGACAAACTTCATCCTAATGAAAAAGGTTATGCGTTAATCGGAAAAAGAGTTTACGAAACCATCCGTCAGAGTTCGGATTATAAATAA
- a CDS encoding DsbA family protein: MGKQKKNKAYVNSSKKKNNSSPVWLFWTIGILTLGLIIFLFSGALDNKDTSTADISYENQPYLGEKDATVNIIEFGDYKCPACKNFNESFFPLIDKELIQTGKVKFYFLNYPFINVDSERSAIFAETVYKELGNETFWKFHKTLYEKQPDDQSLERQDIFTEKFLTETLGEVTSDEDVKKVTETWENKDNEKALKTDEALVSDLGVTSTPTLFVNGKKFEGTSLEDLKEMVDDAAKESK, from the coding sequence ATGGGTAAACAAAAAAAGAATAAGGCTTATGTAAACAGCTCAAAGAAAAAGAACAACTCTTCTCCTGTTTGGCTTTTTTGGACGATTGGTATTTTGACTCTAGGATTGATTATTTTTCTGTTCAGCGGTGCACTTGATAATAAGGATACGTCCACAGCTGATATTTCCTATGAAAACCAGCCTTACCTAGGTGAGAAAGATGCCACTGTTAACATTATTGAATTTGGAGATTACAAGTGTCCTGCATGTAAAAACTTTAATGAGTCATTCTTCCCGCTTATTGATAAAGAACTGATTCAAACAGGGAAAGTAAAATTTTATTTTTTAAACTATCCGTTTATTAATGTAGATTCAGAACGATCTGCGATATTTGCGGAAACCGTTTATAAAGAATTAGGAAATGAAACGTTTTGGAAGTTTCATAAGACGCTATACGAAAAGCAGCCTGACGATCAGAGTCTAGAACGACAGGACATCTTTACAGAGAAATTCTTAACAGAAACACTTGGTGAAGTAACTTCAGATGAAGATGTTAAGAAAGTTACTGAAACATGGGAGAACAAGGACAATGAAAAAGCGCTGAAAACAGATGAAGCACTAGTCAGTGACCTTGGTGTAACGAGTACGCCAACATTGTTTGTAAATGGTAAAAAGTTTGAAGGTACCTCTTTAGAAGATTTAAAGGAAATGGTTGATGATGCTGCGAAGGAGAGTAAATAA
- a CDS encoding class D sortase: MKTRGSIRKVLLVLSFVLILVGFWFSTTNAYTFVKGYMLFQTGHTNSVKNAEIPSKQHKENFSQESIYSIRPNKGENIGNLLIPKLNATLPIFHGTDEEELERGVGHFEESVLPGEQDNSVLSGHRDTVFRKLGEVGKGDKLIVETSAGTFTYKIRYVRIVDKDDRTVIVPKPRATLTVSTCYPFDFIGASPERYILVADLISQKLT, encoded by the coding sequence ATGAAAACTAGAGGTAGCATTCGGAAGGTACTTCTTGTATTATCATTTGTTTTAATCTTGGTCGGTTTTTGGTTTAGTACTACAAATGCTTATACGTTTGTGAAAGGTTATATGCTGTTTCAGACAGGTCACACAAACAGCGTTAAGAATGCGGAAATACCCTCCAAACAGCATAAGGAAAACTTTAGTCAAGAAAGTATCTATTCAATACGACCGAATAAAGGCGAGAATATCGGGAACTTGCTCATACCAAAATTAAATGCTACACTACCTATTTTTCATGGAACAGATGAAGAGGAGTTAGAAAGAGGTGTAGGTCATTTTGAAGAAAGTGTCTTACCAGGAGAACAAGATAATTCCGTTCTTTCTGGACATCGAGATACTGTTTTCCGCAAGTTAGGTGAAGTCGGAAAAGGTGACAAGCTGATTGTAGAAACGTCAGCAGGTACCTTTACTTATAAAATTAGATATGTGCGCATCGTTGATAAAGATGACAGGACGGTCATCGTACCTAAACCGAGAGCAACATTAACTGTATCAACATGTTATCCTTTTGATTTTATAGGTGCATCACCTGAGCGCTATATTCTTGTAGCAGACTTGATATCACAAAAGTTAACATAA
- a CDS encoding bifunctional 2',3'-cyclic-nucleotide 2'-phosphodiesterase/3'-nucleotidase, with protein sequence MNKNVKKVASLTLAISLLSSPLAGQAIAKTPAKHKSKVNLRIMETTDIHTNLLNFDYYKNAASENVGLAKTATLVKTAREDLKYSQNSVLVDNGDLIQGTPLGTYKAKIAPLKDGEVHPAIAAMNLMNYDMATLGNHEFNYGLDFLAETYDDANFPFVNANVYVDDHDNNPKNDVNKYTPYKIVKKFVRDEYGRPKLLKIGYIGFVPPQINEWDKSHLDGKVITKNIMESAEKFIPQMKKKGADIIIAQAHSGFNGSETNTEDVIYSLSKVKGISAITFSHTHKIFPAADEKSLDALFKDAKGNVLPGVDNAKGTINGVPAVQAGYGGGSLGLIDLTLQQDRGRWKVVSSQSSVRSAATVTPDEKVVKTVKDVHDATIKYVNTPIGSTTDDIHSFFALVQDDPSVQVVTNAQKWYVEKYISLNKPEYKNLPILSVGAPFKAGRNGVTEFTEIQKGPLTIRSAGDLYLYDNTLKALKVKGSVVKEWLEMSAGKFKTIDPNKTEAQELLDAGFPVYNFDVIDGVNYQVDVTKAPKYDKNGAVINADSNRIVNLTYDGKAIDPNQDFIVVTNNYRAGGGGNFPGVKGSEYVVDSADENRQILMDYITEMKEITPTADNNWSIAPISGNANVTFLSSPNGQKYTSETGKIQYTNKTDANGFGIYSIDLK encoded by the coding sequence GTGAATAAAAATGTTAAGAAAGTAGCTTCGCTCACACTTGCTATCAGTCTCTTAAGTTCACCTCTAGCTGGCCAAGCCATCGCTAAAACGCCAGCAAAACACAAAAGTAAAGTTAACCTTAGAATTATGGAAACAACAGACATCCATACAAACCTTTTAAACTTTGATTATTACAAAAATGCCGCATCTGAAAACGTTGGTTTAGCAAAGACAGCTACACTTGTTAAAACGGCTCGAGAAGATTTAAAGTACAGTCAGAACAGTGTATTAGTTGATAACGGAGACTTGATTCAAGGTACACCACTTGGTACATATAAAGCAAAGATCGCCCCTCTAAAGGATGGGGAAGTTCATCCAGCTATCGCAGCTATGAATCTAATGAATTATGATATGGCAACACTAGGAAACCATGAGTTCAACTATGGCCTCGATTTTCTAGCAGAAACGTACGATGATGCTAACTTTCCTTTTGTAAATGCTAACGTATACGTAGATGATCATGACAACAACCCTAAAAATGATGTAAACAAATACACACCATACAAAATCGTAAAGAAATTCGTTAGAGATGAATACGGCAGACCGAAGCTCTTAAAGATCGGTTATATCGGTTTTGTACCACCACAGATTAACGAGTGGGATAAGTCTCACCTTGATGGAAAAGTAATTACAAAGAATATCATGGAAAGCGCGGAAAAATTTATTCCACAGATGAAAAAAAAAGGTGCAGATATCATTATTGCACAAGCGCACTCTGGATTTAATGGAAGTGAAACGAATACGGAAGATGTTATCTATTCACTCAGTAAAGTAAAAGGAATCAGTGCCATTACATTCTCGCACACACATAAGATATTCCCGGCTGCTGATGAAAAGTCATTAGATGCCTTGTTTAAAGACGCAAAAGGCAATGTTCTTCCTGGCGTTGATAACGCGAAAGGGACCATTAACGGTGTTCCAGCTGTACAAGCAGGATATGGCGGAGGATCACTTGGTCTGATCGATTTAACCCTTCAACAAGATCGTGGAAGATGGAAAGTGGTTTCTTCTCAGTCATCAGTAAGAAGTGCAGCGACCGTAACGCCGGACGAAAAAGTGGTTAAGACTGTAAAGGATGTACATGACGCCACGATTAAGTACGTAAACACACCAATCGGTTCAACGACAGACGATATTCATAGCTTCTTTGCACTCGTTCAAGATGATCCATCTGTTCAAGTGGTAACGAACGCTCAAAAATGGTATGTAGAAAAATACATCTCATTAAACAAGCCAGAATATAAAAATCTTCCAATACTTTCAGTTGGGGCTCCATTTAAAGCAGGAAGAAATGGTGTAACTGAATTTACCGAGATTCAAAAAGGACCACTTACGATTCGCAGTGCAGGTGACCTTTATCTATATGACAACACGTTAAAAGCACTAAAAGTAAAAGGTTCTGTTGTTAAAGAGTGGTTAGAAATGTCCGCTGGGAAATTTAAGACCATTGATCCTAACAAAACAGAAGCACAAGAACTTTTAGATGCAGGTTTCCCTGTTTATAACTTTGACGTAATCGACGGTGTTAATTATCAAGTCGATGTTACGAAAGCTCCTAAGTATGATAAAAACGGAGCAGTGATCAATGCTGATAGCAATCGAATTGTAAATCTAACATATGACGGAAAAGCAATCGACCCTAACCAAGATTTTATTGTAGTAACGAACAACTATAGAGCGGGTGGAGGCGGAAACTTCCCTGGAGTAAAAGGTAGCGAATATGTAGTTGATTCAGCTGATGAAAACCGACAAATCTTGATGGATTACATCACGGAGATGAAGGAGATCACGCCAACTGCTGACAACAACTGGTCGATCGCTCCGATTAGCGGAAATGCTAACGTAACGTTCTTATCATCACCGAACGGCCAAAAGTATACGAGTGAGACAGGTAAGATTCAATATACGAATAAAACAGATGCAAACGGATTTGGAATCTATAGCATCGACCTAAAATAA
- a CDS encoding processed acidic surface protein codes for MKKVVTFLLAITISFGILPLSAFAINANDKEYKAFLQEIGWNSKDFVTYLNSKEWALRDFESVDELGTPLSEKGVQTVLKEFDISRDRLNELLVEYGNIEEGQDVLDGTYIIFEEELFEEVDFMIGTPIDEQNLQKLLSDYDLKSIEELDAILKENDDSRDNYEYIEHLEWSVDYYINGDDWEGTLINDENLQQLLRDYNLASLAELDALLKENDDARENYDYIEDLEGAVDFYINGDDYMGDDIEDLFTEIALTEEEIEKLITHMDTLNWEDPSFLDQMMVLAERMMAFEDFETADELSSEQVAELLSIFSEMKQLLQLETKYYLVVDGQKQAVSMDSLMKMETTNGNDLIMEIYNLNGELLADIRITAEMFGSEIIQETGKDIQKVEKIVSSTPTKVSPPAKTVKGGKLPTTATNHLENSLIGLGVLAAGIYLFRRLRVKGI; via the coding sequence ATGAAAAAGGTTGTAACTTTCTTATTGGCTATTACGATTAGCTTCGGCATCTTGCCATTGTCAGCGTTTGCGATTAATGCAAACGACAAAGAGTATAAAGCTTTCTTACAAGAGATCGGTTGGAACTCAAAGGATTTTGTAACTTATTTGAACAGTAAAGAGTGGGCACTAAGAGATTTTGAATCAGTTGATGAACTAGGCACACCCTTATCAGAAAAAGGTGTACAGACCGTGTTAAAAGAGTTTGACATCAGTCGAGATAGACTTAATGAACTTCTTGTGGAATATGGAAATATAGAAGAAGGACAAGATGTACTCGACGGAACTTATATTATTTTTGAAGAGGAATTGTTTGAGGAAGTTGATTTTATGATCGGCACACCTATAGACGAACAAAACCTTCAAAAGTTATTAAGTGATTACGATCTAAAATCCATTGAAGAACTGGATGCTATATTAAAAGAGAACGATGATTCACGTGACAACTATGAATATATCGAACACCTAGAATGGTCTGTTGATTATTATATTAATGGAGATGACTGGGAAGGAACTCTTATTAATGATGAAAATCTTCAACAATTATTAAGAGATTACAACTTAGCTTCTCTAGCGGAACTAGACGCTTTATTAAAAGAAAATGACGATGCTAGAGAAAATTATGATTATATTGAAGATCTTGAAGGAGCCGTTGATTTTTATATAAATGGCGATGACTATATGGGTGATGATATAGAGGATCTATTTACAGAGATTGCTTTAACAGAGGAAGAAATAGAAAAGCTGATCACTCATATGGATACTCTTAATTGGGAAGATCCATCTTTTCTTGATCAAATGATGGTTCTTGCTGAAAGAATGATGGCGTTTGAAGATTTTGAAACTGCTGATGAACTTTCTTCGGAACAAGTTGCCGAACTACTTTCTATCTTTTCTGAAATGAAGCAGCTGTTACAACTAGAGACAAAATATTATTTAGTTGTTGATGGACAAAAACAAGCTGTATCAATGGATTCATTGATGAAGATGGAAACGACAAATGGAAATGATCTTATCATGGAAATTTATAATTTAAATGGTGAATTATTGGCTGATATTCGTATCACAGCTGAAATGTTTGGATCTGAAATCATTCAAGAAACAGGTAAAGATATTCAAAAAGTTGAAAAAATTGTTTCTTCAACTCCGACGAAAGTGAGTCCACCTGCGAAAACAGTGAAAGGCGGAAAACTTCCAACAACCGCTACTAACCATTTAGAGAACTCGTTAATAGGATTAGGGGTTTTAGCGGCAGGCATATATTTATTTAGAAGATTGCGTGTCAAAGGAATCTAA
- a CDS encoding xanthine phosphoribosyltransferase: MNFLEKKICDEGIVLSSSVLKVDSFLNHQIDPELMLKIGTEFADLFKSEGITKIVTIESSGIAPAVFAGLKLSVPVVFARKKKSLTLTEGLLTSSVYSFTKEEQNEISIAKKFIQPGDNVLIIDDFLAHGEAALGLAELVNQAHASIAGFGIVIEKSFQVGREKLEEKGYRVESIARVKEMNTNGISFIQTEVMSS; encoded by the coding sequence ATGAATTTTTTAGAAAAGAAAATTTGTGATGAAGGAATCGTATTGTCCTCGTCCGTTTTAAAAGTAGACTCGTTTTTAAATCATCAGATCGACCCAGAACTTATGCTGAAAATAGGTACCGAATTTGCGGATCTTTTTAAAAGTGAAGGAATAACAAAAATAGTAACAATAGAATCGTCTGGTATCGCACCTGCCGTTTTCGCAGGATTGAAACTTTCTGTACCTGTCGTTTTTGCCCGTAAAAAGAAATCTTTAACCTTAACAGAAGGATTATTAACATCCAGTGTTTATTCCTTTACAAAAGAAGAACAAAACGAGATTTCTATTGCTAAGAAATTTATTCAACCTGGTGACAATGTGTTAATCATCGATGACTTTTTAGCACACGGAGAAGCAGCACTCGGTCTAGCGGAACTCGTTAATCAAGCTCATGCTTCAATCGCAGGATTTGGAATTGTGATTGAAAAATCGTTTCAGGTCGGTCGTGAAAAACTCGAGGAAAAAGGATATCGCGTTGAATCGATCGCAAGAGTAAAAGAAATGAACACAAATGGTATATCATTCATCCAAACGGAGGTGATGTCATCATGA
- a CDS encoding amino acid permease gives MKNNNWSVWLLTAFVVGNMVGSGIFMLPNTLAQTASPLGVTAAWAVTGFGVLMIALVFGSLSIRKPELTAGPQSYARALFSNPKAGNVAGFSMVWGYWVANWISNVAIITSFAGYLSTFFPMMRSSKVIGTVLNQDIQLGKLITFVVCTVLLWFTHFILIKSMNGAGKLNFVATASKVIGFMLFIVAALFAVESTIFADSYFPIVDDAGISHGIGSQINMAAIATLWAFVGIESAVVLSGRASSQRDVKKATIVGLLIALSIYMITTLLTMNVLPREVLMNSDKPFVDVLSVLIGNTGASLMGLLAVISLFGSTIGWILLSSEVPYQAAKAGVFPAIFAKVNKNGSPVNALTVTNIMSQIFIFSTISGTIGEAYTFLTTSATLAYLIPYLISAIYFLKLVYSGETYNEIKGSRVRDGAIALLAFIYSSWVIISGTSDAKTFTLGIGLFFLGFLVYPIFHRYTPNNSKNRKVA, from the coding sequence ATGAAAAATAATAATTGGAGCGTATGGCTACTTACAGCATTCGTCGTTGGAAACATGGTAGGTTCGGGAATCTTTATGTTACCTAACACATTAGCCCAAACAGCTAGTCCACTTGGCGTAACAGCCGCATGGGCAGTAACAGGGTTTGGTGTACTGATGATCGCGTTAGTCTTTGGGTCTCTATCTATCAGAAAACCAGAATTAACAGCCGGTCCTCAAAGCTATGCAAGAGCTTTGTTTTCTAATCCAAAAGCAGGAAATGTTGCAGGATTTAGCATGGTATGGGGATATTGGGTGGCAAATTGGATCAGCAATGTTGCAATCATCACGAGTTTCGCTGGATACTTATCAACATTTTTCCCAATGATGCGAAGTTCAAAGGTTATCGGAACGGTTCTTAATCAAGACATTCAGTTAGGTAAACTAATTACCTTTGTAGTGTGTACGGTACTTCTATGGTTTACACACTTTATTTTAATCAAGAGCATGAACGGAGCAGGTAAACTAAACTTCGTAGCAACCGCTTCTAAGGTAATTGGATTTATGTTATTCATTGTGGCTGCATTATTCGCAGTCGAGTCAACGATTTTTGCCGATTCTTACTTCCCGATTGTAGATGATGCAGGCATCTCTCATGGAATAGGAAGTCAGATCAATATGGCTGCAATTGCTACATTATGGGCATTTGTCGGAATCGAATCAGCTGTTGTATTATCGGGAAGAGCTTCTTCACAACGAGATGTAAAAAAAGCAACGATCGTTGGACTGTTGATTGCATTAAGCATTTACATGATAACAACCTTATTAACGATGAACGTTTTGCCTCGTGAAGTTCTGATGAATTCTGACAAACCATTCGTTGATGTATTATCCGTGCTGATTGGAAATACGGGGGCTTCTTTAATGGGATTGTTAGCCGTTATCTCTTTGTTCGGTTCAACGATCGGCTGGATTCTGTTAAGTTCAGAAGTTCCTTATCAAGCAGCTAAAGCAGGCGTGTTTCCCGCTATATTTGCAAAAGTGAACAAGAACGGGAGCCCGGTGAACGCATTAACAGTAACAAACATCATGTCTCAAATTTTTATCTTTTCTACGATATCAGGTACGATCGGTGAAGCTTACACGTTCTTAACCACTTCAGCAACGTTAGCCTATTTAATTCCGTATTTGATTTCGGCAATCTACTTTTTAAAGCTTGTCTATAGTGGAGAAACGTATAACGAGATAAAAGGTTCTCGCGTAAGAGATGGTGCGATTGCTTTATTGGCATTCATCTACTCGAGCTGGGTTATTATATCCGGAACATCGGATGCGAAGACCTTTACTTTGGGAATCGGATTATTTTTCTTAGGATTTCTTGTGTATCCGATTTTCCATAGATACACGCCTAATAACAGCAAAAATCGTAAAGTCGCTTAA